Proteins from a single region of Funiculus sociatus GB2-C1:
- a CDS encoding carbon dioxide-concentrating mechanism protein CcmK, whose protein sequence is MAIAVGMIETLGFPAVVEAADAMVKAARVTLVGYEKIGSGRVTVIVRGDVSEVQASVSAGVESVKRVNGGQVLSTHIIARPHENLEYVLPIRYTEAVEQFRESVSGIRPYNRP, encoded by the coding sequence ATGGCAATTGCAGTAGGAATGATTGAAACGCTAGGGTTTCCCGCAGTTGTGGAAGCCGCTGATGCAATGGTGAAAGCTGCTCGTGTGACGCTAGTAGGCTATGAAAAAATCGGCAGTGGTCGCGTCACCGTAATTGTTCGTGGAGACGTTTCTGAGGTGCAAGCCTCTGTATCGGCGGGAGTTGAGTCTGTAAAGCGGGTGAACGGCGGTCAAGTTTTGTCCACTCACATCATTGCTCGTCCTCACGAAAACCTGGAGTACGTGCTGCCCATTCGTTACACCGAAGCTGTGGAACAGTTCCGCGAAAGTGTCAGCGGCATTCGCCCTTACAATAGACCGTAA
- a CDS encoding carbon dioxide-concentrating mechanism protein CcmK — protein MPIAVGMIETKGFPAVVEAADAMVKAARVTLVGYEKIGSARVTVIVRGDVSEVQASVSAGVDAAKRVNGGEVLSTHIIARPHENLEYVLPIRYTEAVEQFRL, from the coding sequence ATGCCAATTGCGGTTGGAATGATTGAGACCAAAGGTTTTCCGGCAGTTGTGGAAGCCGCCGACGCAATGGTGAAAGCCGCTCGCGTGACACTGGTGGGATATGAAAAAATCGGCAGCGCTAGGGTGACAGTCATTGTCCGAGGCGATGTTTCCGAGGTGCAGGCTTCTGTATCAGCTGGAGTTGACGCAGCAAAACGGGTGAATGGCGGTGAAGTTTTGTCCACCCACATCATTGCTCGTCCTCACGAGAACCTGGAGTATGTGCTGCCCATTCGTTACACCGAAGCAGTCGAACAGTTCCGTCTTTAA